In one window of Zhongshania aliphaticivorans DNA:
- a CDS encoding methyltransferase domain-containing protein, producing the protein MHDLVQDYYGKKLQSSDDLKTSACCDFTAMPEWLKPVLANIHPEVLSRYYGCGLVCPPLLEGCRVLDLGSGSGRDVYALAQLVGEHGEVVGIDMTDEQLAIATEHQAYHAEKFGFDNVRFIKGYIERLDELDLAAGSFDVVVSNCVINLSPDKDAVIKSIMRLLKPGGEFYFSDVYADRRVPDAVKNDPVLYGECLGGALYWNDFIQLAKRHGFADPRLVEDRLLDITDPVLAARCGNIKFFSATYRLFKLEGLESDCEDYGQAVVYRGSIADSPDFFMLDKHHVIQCGKVFPVCGNTWRMLKDTRLAAHFDFIGDFSRHYGVFEGCGVALPFGVAGGVLDAVPCC; encoded by the coding sequence ATGCACGATCTTGTTCAAGATTATTACGGTAAAAAATTACAGAGTTCAGACGATTTAAAAACCAGTGCCTGTTGCGATTTTACCGCAATGCCAGAATGGCTGAAGCCGGTACTGGCAAATATCCACCCCGAGGTTTTGTCTCGCTACTATGGCTGCGGCCTAGTCTGCCCACCTTTACTAGAGGGCTGCCGGGTCTTGGACTTAGGTAGTGGCAGCGGTCGCGACGTTTATGCTTTGGCGCAGCTCGTTGGTGAGCATGGCGAAGTCGTCGGCATCGATATGACCGACGAACAATTGGCAATTGCCACTGAACATCAAGCCTACCATGCGGAAAAATTTGGCTTCGACAATGTGCGCTTTATCAAGGGTTATATTGAACGGCTAGACGAATTAGATTTAGCCGCGGGCAGTTTCGATGTTGTGGTATCAAACTGCGTCATTAATTTATCGCCGGACAAAGACGCAGTGATCAAAAGTATTATGCGTTTGTTAAAACCCGGCGGCGAATTTTACTTCTCAGATGTCTACGCAGATCGCCGTGTGCCAGATGCCGTTAAAAACGATCCTGTCCTATACGGAGAATGTCTCGGTGGCGCGCTGTATTGGAATGACTTTATTCAGCTCGCCAAGCGTCACGGCTTTGCCGACCCTAGACTGGTAGAAGACCGCCTCTTGGATATTACCGACCCCGTGTTGGCGGCGCGCTGCGGCAATATTAAATTCTTCTCGGCCACCTATCGTCTGTTTAAACTCGAGGGGCTCGAAAGCGACTGCGAAGACTACGGCCAGGCGGTTGTATATCGCGGAAGTATTGCCGACAGTCCGGACTTCTTTATGCTAGACAAACACCACGTTATTCAATGTGGCAAAGTCTTCCCTGTATGCGGTAACACCTGGCGCATGTTAAAAGATACGCGACTGGCCGCGCACTTTGACTTTATTGGTGACTTCAGTCGCCACTACGGCGTATTCGAAGGCTGCGGAGTGGCCCTGCCATTTGGGGTGGCCGGGGGAGTGTTAGACGCTGTGCCTTGTTGCTGA
- a CDS encoding MarR family winged helix-turn-helix transcriptional regulator, whose translation MSVTPLNEILHNLTHAYKSSIATAVKSANIPLPITHVRALKGIRRDENVTAQAIAKRMRRDKAQITRVLNELLKDEFIIKLNNPNDGRSQILRLTEKGQGIVEQLDIIEAHSKRTMTQKLSDDDIQQFIRIANAMISNLSNEASNSEDNSQ comes from the coding sequence ATGTCCGTCACACCGCTTAATGAAATTCTGCACAATCTCACCCACGCCTATAAAAGCAGTATTGCCACGGCGGTGAAAAGCGCGAATATACCGCTGCCCATCACTCACGTTCGCGCTTTAAAAGGTATACGCCGAGATGAAAATGTCACCGCCCAAGCCATTGCCAAGCGCATGCGCCGAGACAAAGCGCAAATCACTCGGGTGTTAAACGAATTATTAAAAGACGAATTTATTATCAAACTTAACAACCCCAATGACGGCCGCAGCCAGATTTTACGGCTCACCGAAAAGGGACAAGGCATTGTTGAGCAACTGGATATTATTGAAGCTCACAGCAAACGCACCATGACCCAAAAGCTCAGCGACGACGACATTCAGCAATTTATCCGCATCGCCAATGCCATGATCAGCAACCTCAGTAATGAAGCATCAAACAGCGAGGACAACAGCCAATGA
- a CDS encoding AEC family transporter: protein MQAFLQSLSYSFTITGPIFVVLLLGVYLNRAHIINDNFIDVGSKLVFNITLPALLFISISRTSISESANVQLIIYGLVATFVVYLILELLAPFFIKKHEDRGVVIQGSFRSNLGIVGLAYCMNAFGDKGLVAASMYMALVTILYNILSVITLNRSLNREGGLAATVKGIIRNPLIISIMAALPFATMEWSLPHLVVRSGEYFAQMTLPLALLCTGASLDFKALKADLNSALVSAACKLIIVPVLLIVGGIAIGFRGMELGVLALMSSAPSAAASYIMVRAMAGNAALAANIIVLTTMGSLITTSLIMMILHGLALI from the coding sequence ATGCAAGCCTTTTTACAGTCATTATCCTATTCCTTCACAATCACTGGGCCCATTTTTGTGGTCTTGCTACTTGGTGTGTATTTAAATCGCGCGCACATTATTAATGATAATTTCATTGATGTTGGCAGCAAGCTAGTTTTTAACATTACCCTCCCAGCGCTGTTGTTTATCAGTATTAGCCGGACCAGTATTAGCGAATCGGCCAATGTTCAGCTCATTATCTACGGCCTAGTTGCCACCTTTGTTGTGTATTTAATACTGGAATTATTAGCGCCTTTTTTTATAAAAAAGCACGAAGACCGCGGCGTTGTTATTCAGGGAAGTTTTCGCTCTAATCTTGGTATTGTTGGGCTTGCCTACTGCATGAATGCCTTTGGTGATAAGGGCTTGGTTGCCGCTTCTATGTACATGGCGCTGGTCACCATTTTGTATAATATTTTGTCGGTTATTACGCTTAATCGCAGTTTAAATCGCGAAGGGGGATTGGCCGCGACGGTAAAAGGCATTATCCGCAACCCACTAATTATTAGCATTATGGCGGCGCTGCCCTTTGCCACAATGGAGTGGTCATTACCTCATTTGGTGGTGCGCAGCGGTGAGTACTTCGCGCAAATGACACTGCCATTAGCCTTGCTCTGTACGGGGGCTAGTTTGGATTTTAAAGCGCTAAAAGCAGACTTAAATAGCGCCTTGGTCAGCGCCGCTTGTAAGCTGATTATTGTGCCGGTGTTATTGATCGTCGGTGGAATTGCGATTGGCTTCCGAGGTATGGAGCTAGGGGTTTTGGCGCTAATGTCATCGGCGCCATCGGCAGCAGCAAGCTATATCATGGTAAGGGCAATGGCGGGTAACGCGGCTTTAGCAGCCAATATTATTGTGCTAACCACAATGGGTTCGCTTATCACTACCAGTTTAATTATGATGATCTTACACGGCTTAGCGTTGATATAA
- the arsB gene encoding ACR3 family arsenite efflux transporter, which yields MGLFERYLSVWVGLCILAGLLLGNIMPGVFQAIAGMEIAHVNIPVALFIWVMIFPMMVQVDFSAIKDVGKKPKGLFLTLVVNWLIKPFTMAALGWLFFRVIFADWVDPQTAGEYIAGMILLGVAPCTAMVFVWSQLTKGDANYTLAQVSINDLIMVFAFAPIAAFLLGVSDVTVPWDTLILSVVLYVVIPLVAGVLTRRALDKPNNHQRLNNFLDAVKPISISGLLATVILLFGFQAQVIMNNPIAIVLIAIPLLIQTYGIFAIAYVGAKAMRLPHNVAGPACLIGTSNFFELAVAVAISLFGLHSGAALATVVGVLVEVPVMLSLVALINRSRHWFPE from the coding sequence ATGGGGTTATTTGAACGCTATTTAAGTGTCTGGGTAGGTTTATGCATACTTGCCGGCTTACTGCTGGGCAATATCATGCCTGGCGTATTTCAGGCCATCGCGGGCATGGAAATCGCCCACGTTAACATTCCCGTCGCCCTCTTCATTTGGGTCATGATTTTCCCGATGATGGTTCAGGTAGATTTCTCTGCCATAAAAGATGTGGGCAAAAAACCCAAGGGCTTATTTCTAACGCTGGTCGTAAACTGGTTAATCAAACCCTTCACCATGGCAGCGCTCGGCTGGTTATTTTTCCGGGTTATTTTTGCTGATTGGGTCGACCCACAAACCGCCGGTGAATACATCGCGGGGATGATTTTATTGGGTGTTGCGCCCTGTACCGCCATGGTCTTTGTGTGGAGCCAGCTCACCAAGGGCGACGCCAATTACACCTTGGCTCAAGTCTCAATTAACGACTTGATCATGGTCTTTGCCTTTGCACCCATCGCTGCATTTTTACTGGGTGTAAGTGATGTGACCGTGCCTTGGGATACACTTATACTTTCGGTGGTGCTTTACGTAGTTATTCCGCTGGTGGCTGGTGTGCTCACTCGCCGCGCCCTAGATAAACCCAATAATCACCAGCGCCTAAATAATTTTTTAGACGCGGTAAAGCCCATTTCCATTAGCGGTCTGCTAGCAACCGTTATTTTATTGTTTGGCTTTCAAGCGCAAGTGATTATGAATAACCCCATCGCGATTGTGCTGATTGCGATTCCGCTGCTCATCCAAACCTACGGCATTTTCGCCATCGCCTATGTCGGCGCCAAGGCCATGCGCCTGCCGCACAATGTCGCTGGCCCCGCCTGCTTAATTGGTACTTCCAACTTCTTTGAGCTGGCAGTGGCAGTGGCGATCTCACTATTTGGTTTACATTCAGGTGCCGCCTTAGCCACCGTGGTGGGTGTACTGGTAGAAGTGCCGGTAATGCTGTCGTTGGTTGCGCTGATTAATCGCAGCCGCCACTGGTTCCCTGAATAA
- a CDS encoding siderophore-interacting protein yields MNRPAPRTLKVINKTQLSPHMLRITLGGQGLDSFPAEQEGAYIKLMFANDKGTKPTMRTYTVRHQRPQEIDVDFVIHDADGPAASWAKQTQPNDEITVGGPGPKKAVDRGADWFFMVGDMTALPAIASNLAALPSDARGYAVIEVLDQADIPNLQHPDNIDVHWLVNPQPDPSGETLLSFVKSLDWLPGRVSAWAACEFTSMRKLRQFFKQTQALEKDQLYISSYWKIGLNEDQHKIEKQQDAVGVA; encoded by the coding sequence ATGAACAGACCCGCCCCCAGAACACTCAAAGTCATTAACAAAACTCAGCTCAGCCCCCATATGCTCCGCATCACCTTGGGCGGCCAAGGCCTAGACAGTTTTCCTGCCGAGCAAGAAGGCGCCTACATCAAACTGATGTTTGCCAATGACAAGGGCACAAAGCCCACCATGCGAACCTACACCGTGCGCCACCAACGCCCGCAAGAAATTGACGTCGACTTTGTGATTCACGACGCCGACGGCCCCGCCGCAAGCTGGGCCAAACAAACCCAGCCCAATGACGAAATCACTGTCGGCGGCCCCGGTCCCAAAAAGGCAGTAGACCGAGGCGCCGATTGGTTCTTTATGGTTGGCGATATGACCGCCCTACCCGCGATTGCCAGCAATCTCGCGGCACTGCCCAGTGATGCCCGAGGCTACGCGGTGATCGAAGTCTTAGACCAAGCAGACATACCCAACTTACAACACCCAGACAATATCGACGTGCACTGGCTAGTCAATCCGCAGCCCGACCCCAGCGGCGAAACCCTGTTAAGTTTTGTTAAAAGTTTAGACTGGCTACCCGGACGAGTATCCGCATGGGCCGCCTGCGAATTCACCAGCATGCGAAAACTGCGGCAGTTTTTTAAACAAACTCAGGCGCTAGAAAAAGACCAGCTGTATATTTCAAGCTACTGGAAAATTGGTCTAAATGAAGACCAACACAAAATTGAGAAGCAGCAGGATGCTGTGGGGGTTGCTTGA
- a CDS encoding DMT family transporter, producing the protein MATAALKASDGFSNPMPSLVVVIGYAIAFYFLALVLKTIPVGVAYAIWSGMGIVLITLVAVVAFGQKPDLAAIIGMLLIISGVVVIHTFSKSVEG; encoded by the coding sequence ATAGCGACCGCTGCGCTTAAAGCCTCCGATGGCTTTTCTAATCCAATGCCAAGTCTTGTCGTCGTTATTGGCTATGCAATCGCGTTCTACTTTTTGGCCCTAGTTTTAAAAACCATTCCCGTCGGGGTGGCCTACGCCATCTGGTCAGGCATGGGTATTGTTTTAATCACACTGGTGGCGGTTGTCGCCTTTGGCCAAAAGCCGGATTTGGCTGCCATTATTGGGATGCTACTCATCATTAGTGGTGTGGTTGTAATACATACATTCTCTAAGTCCGTAGAGGGGTAA
- a CDS encoding arsenate reductase ArsC has protein sequence MNILFICTHNRCRSILCEAITNDFNDPRIKAYSAGSQPAGVVHPLSLKYLAARGIATNNLRSQSWDDFADIDIAITVCDSAAGESCPLWLGNSPKVHWGLSDPSKLEGSESELEAAFNTCIDSIQARIKALLALDIESLSKTDLIAALKQIHQDVNGSAS, from the coding sequence GTGAATATATTATTTATTTGTACCCACAATCGTTGCCGCAGCATTCTTTGCGAGGCAATCACCAACGACTTTAACGACCCGCGCATTAAAGCCTACAGTGCCGGCAGCCAACCCGCCGGTGTCGTGCATCCGCTGTCGTTAAAGTATTTAGCGGCGCGGGGGATTGCCACCAACAATCTGCGCAGCCAGTCTTGGGATGATTTTGCCGACATCGATATTGCCATTACCGTCTGCGACAGCGCAGCCGGTGAAAGCTGCCCACTGTGGCTTGGCAACTCGCCCAAAGTGCACTGGGGCTTGAGTGACCCATCTAAACTTGAGGGCAGCGAAAGCGAACTAGAAGCGGCATTTAATACCTGTATAGACTCTATTCAAGCGCGCATTAAAGCCTTATTAGCATTAGATATTGAATCGCTCAGTAAAACGGATTTAATTGCCGCCCTCAAACAAATTCATCAAGACGTGAACGGGAGTGCCAGCTAA
- a CDS encoding cytochrome C, translated as MARLGISRTAALALCLFSTSSTLSAAALPEGQGKEMVQALCSSCHTVSRISESMGYSKNGWQALFSTMIDLSANTEQQDIIASYLASHFPPNQRRVPKLVTGETQIRFKEWQTPTLGQRSRDPVESPDGAIWWAGQWGNLIGRLDPASGDMREYPLPASAMPHSVTPDQHGNIWYTGNKNASVGKLNPSTGKITVYDMPDPAARDPHTAVFDSKGILWFTLQHANRIGRLDPSSGEIKLVNMPRKNSRPYGIKIDGAGTPWVACNGNNCLVSVNPKTMALTEIKLPHQDTTVRRLDIAADGMIWYVNSGRGRLGRYNPESGEIQEWPSPSGPRSHPYAIAVVNGIVWYNESGKRPDALVRFDPKTEAFQSWAIPSGDVYAGIVRHMRPTRSGDLLIHQSATNHIIRVDIDD; from the coding sequence ATGGCTCGACTCGGAATCTCTCGCACCGCCGCACTCGCACTCTGTCTGTTCAGCACATCCAGCACCCTGTCTGCGGCTGCCCTTCCTGAAGGCCAAGGCAAGGAGATGGTCCAAGCCTTATGCTCAAGCTGTCATACCGTCAGCCGAATCAGCGAAAGCATGGGCTATAGCAAAAACGGCTGGCAAGCACTGTTCAGTACCATGATCGATCTGTCAGCAAATACCGAGCAGCAAGACATCATCGCCAGCTACCTTGCCAGTCACTTTCCGCCAAACCAGCGACGAGTGCCCAAGCTCGTGACCGGTGAAACACAAATCCGATTTAAAGAATGGCAGACACCGACTCTTGGCCAACGCAGTCGAGATCCAGTTGAGTCACCCGATGGCGCCATTTGGTGGGCGGGGCAATGGGGCAATCTCATTGGCCGACTAGACCCCGCAAGCGGAGACATGCGCGAGTATCCTCTGCCAGCCAGCGCCATGCCCCATTCCGTCACCCCAGATCAACACGGCAATATTTGGTATACCGGCAACAAAAATGCCAGCGTCGGCAAACTCAACCCCAGTACCGGCAAGATCACGGTTTACGATATGCCCGACCCCGCAGCCAGGGATCCCCACACCGCGGTCTTCGACAGCAAGGGCATACTCTGGTTTACCCTGCAACACGCCAACCGTATTGGCCGCCTTGACCCCAGCAGCGGCGAGATCAAACTCGTTAATATGCCAAGGAAAAACTCACGGCCCTACGGCATCAAAATCGACGGCGCCGGCACCCCCTGGGTCGCCTGCAACGGCAATAATTGCTTGGTAAGCGTCAATCCCAAAACCATGGCACTAACTGAAATCAAACTGCCCCACCAAGACACAACCGTGCGACGGCTAGACATCGCCGCCGACGGCATGATCTGGTATGTCAATTCCGGTCGCGGTCGACTGGGGCGCTACAACCCAGAAAGCGGCGAAATTCAGGAATGGCCATCACCCAGCGGCCCGCGCTCGCACCCCTACGCAATCGCCGTGGTTAACGGCATTGTCTGGTATAACGAATCCGGAAAACGTCCCGACGCACTGGTGCGCTTTGATCCCAAAACCGAGGCATTCCAGAGCTGGGCCATTCCCTCTGGCGATGTTTACGCGGGTATTGTGCGGCATATGCGCCCCACCCGTTCCGGTGACTTGCTCATTCACCAGAGTGCCACCAATCACATTATTCGCGTAGACATCGACGACTAA
- a CDS encoding DUF2834 domain-containing protein yields the protein MTITTKLLVALYSLCAVLALAMSWAHLPAYFGSGFLNANIQFWGDALFNANPAGKFLSVDILFLAFICNVWMFIEGRRLGVKYLYAYILIGVVVAISFAFPLFMAARELRLAAQEGAPADYKIKAMDAAVLILIFLITVVASVATF from the coding sequence ATGACCATAACAACAAAACTACTGGTGGCGCTGTATTCACTCTGCGCGGTGTTAGCACTGGCCATGAGCTGGGCACATCTGCCCGCGTACTTCGGCAGCGGATTCTTAAATGCCAATATTCAGTTCTGGGGCGATGCCTTGTTCAACGCTAATCCCGCCGGTAAGTTTTTATCGGTAGATATTTTGTTCTTGGCCTTTATCTGTAATGTGTGGATGTTTATTGAGGGGCGCCGGTTGGGCGTAAAGTATTTATACGCCTATATTCTCATTGGTGTTGTGGTCGCCATCAGTTTTGCCTTTCCGCTGTTTATGGCGGCGCGGGAGCTTAGGCTGGCAGCGCAGGAGGGCGCCCCCGCGGACTACAAAATCAAAGCTATGGATGCTGCTGTTTTAATACTTATATTTTTAATCACGGTAGTGGCTAGCGTGGCAACGTTTTAG
- the purK gene encoding 5-(carboxyamino)imidazole ribonucleotide synthase, whose amino-acid sequence MPTVWVLGAGQLGAMLKQAAYPLALDVVPIEPDSEHLPDIADHDIVTVEREQWPDTAVTRHLSSQVGFMNADIFGKIADRFHQKTMLDTLGINTAPWRSVELDTKAEALHAELGPDVLLKRREGGYDGKGQYWLYEDQGDEVPSDWQGTGIAEKKIPFNEELSLVGARDKDGNKVFYPLTLNLHSNGILMASVAPLARVAHLQPMAESMLSKIMDSANYIGVMAMECFRVGEQLIVNELAPRVHNSGHWTQAGACVSQFEMHLRAVSGLPIKAPEVRGQSVMINLIGVERELSWMEVPSSQSYWYGKDVRPGRKLGHININHPQKKAVQLALSTLRKQLPDNYNDVFDWVDKELKRI is encoded by the coding sequence ATGCCAACGGTATGGGTTCTGGGCGCCGGCCAATTAGGCGCCATGCTAAAACAGGCTGCTTATCCGCTGGCACTCGACGTAGTGCCCATTGAGCCTGATAGTGAGCACTTACCTGACATTGCCGACCACGACATTGTGACGGTTGAGCGCGAGCAGTGGCCAGACACCGCCGTAACCCGCCATTTAAGCAGCCAAGTCGGCTTTATGAACGCCGATATTTTTGGCAAGATCGCCGACCGTTTTCACCAAAAAACCATGCTCGACACCCTTGGTATTAACACCGCGCCGTGGCGCTCGGTTGAGCTGGACACCAAAGCAGAAGCACTGCATGCCGAACTCGGTCCCGATGTATTGCTAAAACGTCGCGAAGGCGGTTACGACGGCAAGGGCCAGTACTGGCTTTACGAAGATCAAGGCGACGAAGTTCCCAGCGATTGGCAGGGCACCGGCATTGCCGAAAAGAAGATTCCCTTTAATGAGGAGTTGTCCCTTGTTGGCGCAAGAGACAAAGACGGCAATAAAGTCTTTTATCCCCTTACTCTGAATTTACACAGCAACGGGATTTTAATGGCCTCTGTTGCGCCCTTGGCCCGCGTTGCGCATTTGCAGCCCATGGCTGAGTCCATGCTCAGTAAAATTATGGACTCCGCCAATTATATTGGCGTGATGGCGATGGAGTGTTTCCGTGTGGGTGAGCAGCTTATTGTGAATGAACTCGCTCCTCGCGTTCACAATAGCGGACACTGGACTCAGGCCGGCGCCTGTGTGAGCCAGTTTGAAATGCATTTGCGGGCGGTAAGTGGTCTGCCAATTAAAGCGCCAGAAGTGCGCGGCCAAAGCGTGATGATAAATCTGATCGGTGTTGAGCGGGAACTGAGTTGGATGGAGGTTCCATCGAGCCAGAGCTATTGGTATGGCAAAGACGTTAGACCGGGACGCAAGTTAGGTCACATTAATATAAACCACCCCCAGAAAAAAGCAGTTCAACTTGCATTGAGCACCCTACGCAAACAGCTGCCCGATAATTACAACGACGTTTTTGATTGGGTCGATAAAGAATTAAAACGCATTTAA
- the arsS gene encoding arsenosugar biosynthesis radical SAM (seleno)protein ArsS (Some members of this family are selenoproteins.) yields MRDTLALLEVTDFPAISRKPLDTLQINLGYKCNQRCLHCHVNAGPTRTEMMSSELIALVPEVLAARNIQTLDLTGGAPELHEQFRELVSAASALGVKVIDRCNLTILFEPGQAGLAEFLAANKVEIVASLPCYSLENVDAQRGEGVFDKSIAGLQLLNSLGYGVPGSGLVLNLVYNPQGPSLPPDQQALEADYRRELRAAFNIEFNNLFAIANMPIKRFGSTLVSKGQFKPYMDLLKNNFSADNMESLMCRSIVSVDWLGNLYDCDFNQQLNLPVMANGNRHLRDLLNKDMTGQDIAIADHCFACTAGQGSSCGGAL; encoded by the coding sequence ATGCGCGATACTTTGGCATTGCTGGAAGTCACCGACTTCCCAGCCATTTCTCGAAAGCCACTCGACACCTTGCAAATAAACCTTGGCTATAAATGTAATCAGCGCTGCCTGCATTGCCACGTTAACGCGGGGCCGACCCGTACCGAAATGATGTCGTCAGAATTGATCGCGCTAGTGCCCGAGGTGCTGGCAGCCCGAAATATTCAAACCTTAGACCTAACCGGTGGCGCGCCTGAGTTACACGAGCAGTTTCGCGAGTTGGTCAGCGCGGCAAGCGCTTTGGGTGTCAAAGTCATTGATCGCTGCAACCTCACCATTTTGTTTGAGCCGGGGCAGGCGGGCTTGGCAGAATTTCTTGCCGCCAATAAAGTCGAGATTGTTGCCTCCTTACCCTGCTACTCCCTAGAAAATGTCGATGCCCAGCGTGGCGAGGGCGTGTTTGATAAAAGCATCGCCGGTTTGCAGTTATTGAATTCCCTGGGCTACGGCGTACCCGGCTCCGGTTTAGTCTTGAACTTGGTCTATAACCCCCAGGGGCCATCGCTACCGCCGGATCAGCAAGCGCTAGAGGCAGATTACCGCCGCGAGTTGCGCGCCGCCTTTAATATTGAATTCAATAATTTATTCGCCATCGCCAATATGCCCATTAAACGCTTTGGTTCTACCCTGGTCTCTAAGGGGCAATTCAAACCGTATATGGATTTGCTCAAAAACAATTTCAGCGCCGACAATATGGAATCGCTGATGTGCCGAAGTATTGTCAGTGTGGACTGGCTGGGCAATCTCTATGACTGCGATTTTAATCAGCAACTAAACTTGCCAGTCATGGCCAATGGCAATCGCCATCTGCGGGATTTATTGAACAAGGACATGACCGGCCAGGACATTGCCATTGCCGATCATTGCTTTGCCTGTACCGCAGGGCAGGGCAGCAGTTGTGGTGGCGCCTTATAA
- the arsH gene encoding arsenical resistance protein ArsH — MQDMQNIDPESLKPIDSGKLYKALDHAPRILLLYGSLRERSFSRLATEEAARILTFFGAETRTFNPSGLPLPDDADDSHPKVQELRELASWSEGMVWCSPERHGSMTGIMKAQIDWIPLSIGAVRPTQGKTLAVMQVSGGSQSFNAVNQLRVLGRWMRMVTIPNQSSVAKAWLEFDDDDRMKPSSYYDRIVDVMEELVKFTLLTRGSADYFVDRYSERKEDLGL, encoded by the coding sequence ATGCAAGACATGCAGAACATAGACCCCGAGTCACTCAAGCCTATAGACTCGGGCAAGCTCTACAAAGCCCTAGACCATGCACCACGCATTTTATTATTGTATGGCTCATTGCGGGAGCGCTCCTTCAGCCGTTTAGCGACAGAAGAAGCCGCGCGGATATTAACGTTTTTTGGCGCCGAGACCCGCACCTTTAACCCAAGCGGCCTGCCGCTACCCGACGACGCCGACGACTCCCACCCCAAGGTGCAAGAGTTGCGCGAACTCGCCAGCTGGAGCGAAGGCATGGTGTGGTGCTCACCCGAGCGTCACGGCTCAATGACCGGCATTATGAAAGCGCAAATTGACTGGATTCCCCTGTCGATTGGCGCTGTGCGCCCCACCCAAGGTAAAACCTTGGCGGTTATGCAGGTTTCTGGTGGCTCGCAAAGTTTTAACGCGGTAAACCAATTGCGGGTACTCGGCCGCTGGATGCGCATGGTCACCATTCCCAACCAGTCCTCGGTGGCGAAAGCATGGCTAGAATTTGACGACGACGACCGCATGAAGCCCTCGTCTTATTACGATCGGATCGTCGACGTAATGGAAGAACTCGTCAAATTCACCCTACTCACCCGCGGCAGCGCCGACTATTTTGTAGACCGTTATTCCGAGCGCAAAGAAGACCTAGGCCTTTAA
- a CDS encoding FmdB family zinc ribbon protein, translating to MPLYDYKCKEHGLFHELASMENAPLPCACPQCGKLSARVIMIPPEVLAMAPGRKKAMEKNEKAIHQPIISSVDSREDDAQRRAHAAAKKGCGCNDHAAHPDRSSLRQKAIYLPDGSKVFPSQRPWMISH from the coding sequence ATGCCATTGTACGATTATAAATGTAAAGAGCATGGTTTATTTCACGAACTGGCGAGCATGGAAAATGCGCCACTACCCTGTGCCTGTCCACAGTGCGGTAAATTAAGTGCGCGGGTAATTATGATTCCACCAGAAGTGCTGGCAATGGCTCCTGGCAGAAAAAAGGCAATGGAAAAAAATGAAAAGGCGATTCATCAGCCGATTATTTCCAGTGTCGATTCACGAGAAGATGATGCTCAGCGTCGCGCCCATGCTGCAGCCAAAAAAGGTTGTGGATGTAATGACCATGCTGCGCACCCAGATCGTAGTAGTCTGCGTCAGAAGGCTATTTATTTGCCCGACGGCAGTAAAGTTTTTCCATCGCAGCGGCCTTGGATGATCAGTCACTAA
- the purE gene encoding 5-(carboxyamino)imidazole ribonucleotide mutase, whose amino-acid sequence MTAKVALIMGSKSDWETMRPATEIMSELGVDHHVEVVSAHRTPDKLMEFASQAVDRGFDVIIAGAGGAAHLPGMVAAKTRVPVLGVPVQSKALSGIDSLLSIAQMPKGVSVGTLAIGSAGAFNAGLMACQILALSDADLAARIEAFRSKQTQDVLDNPDPRNA is encoded by the coding sequence ATGACCGCAAAAGTTGCCCTGATCATGGGCTCAAAAAGTGACTGGGAGACCATGCGCCCAGCCACCGAGATCATGAGCGAATTGGGCGTAGATCACCATGTAGAAGTGGTATCTGCCCATCGCACTCCGGACAAGCTAATGGAATTTGCCAGTCAGGCCGTAGACCGTGGCTTTGACGTCATTATTGCTGGCGCCGGCGGCGCGGCGCACTTACCCGGTATGGTCGCGGCAAAAACCCGCGTTCCAGTTTTGGGTGTGCCAGTGCAAAGCAAAGCGTTAAGCGGCATCGACAGCCTGCTCTCTATTGCGCAAATGCCAAAAGGCGTTTCTGTTGGCACCTTGGCCATTGGCAGCGCCGGTGCATTTAATGCCGGCTTAATGGCCTGTCAGATTTTGGCGCTCAGTGACGCCGATTTAGCGGCGCGCATAGAAGCCTTCCGCAGCAAGCAAACTCAGGATGTATTAGACAATCCGGACCCGAGGAACGCTTAA